Part of the Phycisphaerales bacterium genome, CCGGGGCAAGGTCGTCGAGCGACATACCGAGACCATCGAGCGGACCATCGACGGCAACTCGGTGAAGCGGAAGGGCGACGACGACAACGCCGCCCTCGTCATCGAGCAGGACGACGGCCAGAAGGTCTTGAAGCTCGAGAGCGAGGTGTCCAAGGACACCTCGAGCAACTGAGGCCGCCACATGGACCTTGACAACGACAAGAAGGACAACATCTACGAGTCGTTCTACGACCGCGTCAACATGCAACCTAAAGAACTCGAGGAATGGCTCGAAACCGATGAATCGAAGTCGGTTGGCGACTCCGACGGCGAAGAATCCACGGGCCACAGGTCCGGCCGACGCATCGTCGAGATCAAGCGAACGAACAA contains:
- a CDS encoding DUF3140 domain-containing protein, whose product is MDLDNDKKDNIYESFYDRVNMQPKELEEWLETDESKSVGDSDGEESTGHRSGRRIVEIKRTNKDDLSDSDFEHMNKVVNCIKRHTSQRPEGDVEESDWRYSLMNWGHDPLKS
- a CDS encoding DUF2945 domain-containing protein; protein product: MSASYSKGDNVKWEWGDGYARGKVVERHTETIERTIDGNSVKRKGDDDNAALVIEQDDGQKVLKLESEVSKDTSSN